TTGATTATTATTCACTACCACTATCACTTTGATAAACCATCCCGAGCAATTCATCAAAAGTATGTTTCAACTCCTCTCTATCTTCGATTCCTTGTTGGTCGAGTAGTTGATCGAACACCTCCGTTTCGCGCAGCTCGTCGAGGGTTCGCTGGTCGTCGCCGGTAAGATAAGCCGGAAGCGTGCGGTCGGTGAAGGTAATCGTGTGCCGGATGATGTGCAGGTTTTCTTTTTCGGTGTTAATCTGTTCCACAAAATCGTCGGCAGCGCGCAGCAAAATTGGGTCTCTATTTTGCCCTTCGATGCACACCTCAAGCCAGGCAGGCAGAGCAGAAGCACATTCATAATCCGAAATCTGTCTGCTTATCTCCGCAAAGGAACCTCTGATGGTTTTTATCTCCCTGAAAAGGGGGATCGTAATTTTTTGGTGCGACAGCTTCCCGTTTTCCACCGTCAGCAGGCGCATCAATTTGGTGTCGTGTTGTTCGCTGAAACTCAAAGGTAGTGGCGATCCGCAATATTCTACCACCGGCGACTTGCTGATGGTTTGGGGACGGTGGATGTGGCCGAGTGCGTAATAATCGAAAGTCGGTGGAAACGCCGCCGCGCTAACTCCTGCCTGATTGCCAAGTTGCAGGTCGCGCTCGCTCTCCGACAACTGCGATCCTTGCATATAGAGGTGACCGGTGACAATCTGCGGGATATTCTGCTCACGATAAGGCAGCATAAGTTCAGCGAGCTGGTGGTAATGATTCAGGATGCCCTGCCGCACGGATTCAACTTTTTCATCGTGCGACTCGCCCGCCACCGGAATGCGGATATCTCTGTCGCGCAGAAAAGGCACCGCACCCACAACAGCCTGTAAGTTTCCGGATTTATCACGAAGCTCGATAATTTCGTCCTGCTGGTTGGCGGGAGCGCCGGCAATAATAGTAACGTTGAGTACCTGCAGCACCTCGCGTGGCGCCTCCAGCGTACCCACCGAGTCGTGGTTGCCGCCAGTTATGATCACTTGCCGGCAAGAGGTTTCGGAAATCTCACGCAGCAACTGGTAATAGCTGCGCAGCGCCTGGTTGCTGGGGTAGGCCATGTCAAAGATGTCGCCGCAGACAAGCAGCGCTTCCACCTGCTCTTGGCGGATAAATTGCAGCAGCCAGTCGAAAAACATCCGGTGTTCGTCGTGGCGGTCGTTGCCATAAAGTCGCTGGCCGATATGCCAGTCGGAAGTGTGGAGGATTTTCATGCCGCAAACTTAATGATTTCGGTTAGAAAGCAGTCGGCAGGATACGGTCGGCAGCCGGCAGGCAATCAATCGAATAATCAGGTTGGAGAAGAAATTGAGAATAG
The genomic region above belongs to Bacteroidales bacterium and contains:
- a CDS encoding exonuclease SbcCD subunit D C-terminal domain-containing protein, encoding MKILHTSDWHIGQRLYGNDRHDEHRMFFDWLLQFIRQEQVEALLVCGDIFDMAYPSNQALRSYYQLLREISETSCRQVIITGGNHDSVGTLEAPREVLQVLNVTIIAGAPANQQDEIIELRDKSGNLQAVVGAVPFLRDRDIRIPVAGESHDEKVESVRQGILNHYHQLAELMLPYREQNIPQIVTGHLYMQGSQLSESERDLQLGNQAGVSAAAFPPTFDYYALGHIHRPQTISKSPVVEYCGSPLPLSFSEQHDTKLMRLLTVENGKLSHQKITIPLFREIKTIRGSFAEISRQISDYECASALPAWLEVCIEGQNRDPILLRAADDFVEQINTEKENLHIIRHTITFTDRTLPAYLTGDDQRTLDELRETEVFDQLLDQQGIEDREELKHTFDELLGMVYQSDSGSE